TGGGGGGCGGGGTGGTTCCGGCACTGATGCGCGAGGTGCGCCCTCGAAGGAGCGCGAGAGGTGTTCGACGCTGCCGGGGGCTCGGGCCGTACCGCACACGCTAGCCCTCGCCGCGCTCCCTGGACAGATGTCAAGTGGCCATCTGGTCCCGGCGGAAGACGCTGACGTGGGTCGCTGTCCGCAACCTCGGGGCAGGGCTACGCTGTTCGTACTGGCCCCGGCCCCCGGCAGTGATGCTGTGTTCCGCTCCGGGGAGGCCCGCCGTGTTCGTTCTGCTTCTCATCCTGATCGTGGTCTTGTTCGGCCTCGGCTTCATCAGCCCTCTCTGGTGGGTGGCCGCGGCCGTGTTGGTCTTCGGCGCCACCCGGCACGGTCGCGATCGCGGGGGAGGCTGGATTCGTGGCGACGGTTCCGATCTCGGGCAGTACAGGGACTACGAGCACCGCCGGGATCGTCAGGACCGTTGGGACCGTCGTTACAGTCGTCGGCACCGGGCGCGCTGGCGGCGCGAGGACCGTCGGGACCATGAACGCCGCGGGTGACCGGTGAAGTTGCCCGAATATCCAGAGGTTCCGGGACGGCCTCCGCCCAGCCGGACGCGCCGAGATCGTCGAGAGGTACGTGCCATGCAGCGCACAACCATGCTTCCGGAGAACTGGTGGGATCTGAGGGCCGAGGCCGTGGCGGGGAATGCGGCCGGTCAGGATGTCGTCGCACTGCGCGCCGAGAATGATCAGCTGCGGCGGGCACTGGCAGGCCGTATGGTCATCGACCAGGCCTGCGGCATGGTGATGGTCCTGGCCCTCTGCCGCCGTGGGCCGGCCGGGAAACTGCTGGTGGACATGGCACGGCAGTGCAACACCAAGCTTCCGGACGTGGCCGTGGCCGTGGTCGCCGCCTGGGAGGGCGAGCCGCTCTCGCGGTTGATGCAGCGGGCACTGCGGGATGCACTGCGGCGGCTTTACGCGGAAGACCGGGGGTGCGACTCACGACTGACAGATGAGACGTCCGGAAGGGGAGGGCCGTGACTCACGCAGCCGATGTCCGTGAGTGGCGCAACTGCGACGTCGTCGACAGCGAAGGCCACAAGATCGGTGTGCTCGAAGCAGCCCATGTCCGGACCGCTCATGGACACGATGACTGCTTTTGAGGACTGCATTGTGAG
This genomic window from Streptomyces sp. DG2A-72 contains:
- a CDS encoding ANTAR domain-containing protein, whose amino-acid sequence is MQRTTMLPENWWDLRAEAVAGNAAGQDVVALRAENDQLRRALAGRMVIDQACGMVMVLALCRRGPAGKLLVDMARQCNTKLPDVAVAVVAAWEGEPLSRLMQRALRDALRRLYAEDRGCDSRLTDETSGRGGP